In the Oreochromis aureus strain Israel breed Guangdong linkage group 14, ZZ_aureus, whole genome shotgun sequence genome, one interval contains:
- the LOC116333199 gene encoding extracellular calcium-sensing receptor-like has product MHKPGDVILGGLFEVHYTSVFPELTFTSEPNMLSCQGFDPPGFRHAMTMAFAIDEINKNSNLLPNVTLGYSLYDNCATLVIGFSAALSLVSGQEEKFLLHENCLGTPPVVGIVGDSFSTFSIATSDVIGLFKMPIVSYFATCSCLSDRHKFPSFFRTIPSDAFQVHAMILILKHFGWTWAGLLVSDDDYGVHVARSFRQALAQSGGSCLAYSEILPWGENSAELRRIVEVMKKSTARVVIVFAHQIHMIQLMEEVIKQNVTGVQWMASEAWTTAAVLQTTHHMPYLSGTLGIAIRRGEIPGLRDFLMKIRPDIYDSNNNGNSMVRQFWEYTFQCRFAPPPSGWLQGGGALCTGQEELANVETEFLDVSNLRPEYNIYKAVYALAYALDDMLHCAPGRGPFSGHSCATLQKLEPWQLMHYLEKVHFTTPFGDEVSFDENGDALPIYDIMNWQWLPDGSTKVQNVGVVKKTALKGEELRLDEDKIFWNSNSKQPVQSVCSVSCPPGTRMARKNGQPACCFDCVRCSEGKFSNETDSLECTSCPEDFWSSPQRDRCVPKKTEFLSYHEPLGICLTTASLLGTFICAVVLGIFTHYRSTPIVRANNSELSFLLLVSLKLCFLCSLLFIGRPRLWTCQLRHAAFGISFVLCVSCILVKTMVVVAVFKASKPGGGANIKWFGAVQQRGTVLVLTSIQAAICAAWLISSSPVPYKNTQYYNDKIVFECVVGSTIGFAVLLGYIGVLAILSFLLAFLARNLPDNFNEAKLITFSMLIFCAVWVAFVPAYINSPGKYADAVEVFAILASSFGLLVALFGPKCYIILLKPERNTKKEIMGRGLAKSQAVSWLFGPSVCVQCSALIKMWIHRVLVWLVLTWVFLSIIHHPTTALLQYSATDLLRLRFCLAVSPPVALYFYPDITFKPRRRYIH; this is encoded by the exons ATGCACAAACCTGGAGATGTGATTCTGGGGGGGCTGTTTGAAGTTCACTACACCTCTGTTTTCCCTGAGCTAACGTTTACCTCAGAGCCAAACATGTTGAGTTGCCAAGG gtTTGACCCTCCTGGATTCAGGCATGCCATGACAATGGCCTTTGCTATTGATGAAATCAACAAAAACTCCAATCTGCTACCTAATGTGACTCTTGGATACAGTCTTTATGACAACTGTGCCACACTTGTAATTGGATTCAGTGCTGCATTATCATTAGTCAGTGGTCAGGAGGAAAAGTTTCTGCTTCACGAGAACTGTTTGGGGACCCCTCCAGTTGTGGGGATCGTGGGTGATTCCTTCTCAACATTTTCTATTGCAACCTCTGATGTAATAGGTTTATTTAAAATGCCAATT GTGAGCTATTTTGCAACATGCTCTTGTCTAAGTGACCGTCATAAGTTTCCGTCTTTCTTTAGAACCATTCCAAGTGATGCCTTTCAG GTTCATGCAATGATTCTAATTCTAAAACACTTTGGGTGGACGTGGGCTGGTCTGCTGGTAAGTGATGATGATTATGGAGTCCATGTCGCGAGATCATTTCGACAAGCGTTGGCTCAGTCTGGTGGAAGTTGTCTAGCCTACTCAGAGATTTTGCCCTGGGGTGAAAACTCAGCTGAATTAAGGAGGATTGTCGAGGTGATGAAGAAGTCCACAGCACGTGTGGTAATTGTCTTTGCACATCAAATCCACATGATTCAACTAATGGAGGAG gtgataaagcaGAATGTAACAGGGGTGCAGTGGATGGCTAGTGAGGCCTGGACAACAGCAGCTGTACTCCAAACAACCCACCACATGCCATATCTGAGTGGCACTCTGGGCATTGCCATTCGTCGAGGAGAAATACCAGGGCTCAGGGATTTTCTAATGAAAATTCGTCCTGACATTTATGACAGCAATAACAATGGAAATAGCATG GTAAGACAGTTTTGGGAATATACCTTTCAGTGTAGATTTGCTCCACCTCCATCAGGTTGGTTACAAGGTGGGGGAGCACTCTGCACTGGACAAGAAGAACTAGCAAATGTGGAGACTGAGTTTTTGGATGTTTCTAACCTCAGGCCTGAGTATAATATTTACAAGGCTGTGTATGCTCTTGCATATGCCCTTGATGACATGCTACACTGTGCACCTGGGAGGGGGCCTTTCAGTGGGCACAGCTGTGCTACTTTGCAAAAATTAGAGCCATGGCAG ttgatGCATTATTTGGAAAAAGTTCACTTCACTACTCCATTTGGAGATGAAGTGTCATTTGATGAAAATGGTGATGCCTTGCCAATATATGATATCATGAATTGGCAATGGCTACCAGATGGAAGTACGAAGGTTCAGAATGTGGGCGTGGTTAAGAAGACAGCCTTGAAAGGTGAAGAACTCAGACTTGATGAAGACAAAATCTTCTGGAACTCTAACTCTAAACAG CCAGTGCAGTCAGTGTGCAGTGTAAGCTGTCCCCCAGGTACTCGCATGGCTAGAAAAAATGGACAACCTGCGTGCTGTTTCGACTGTGTGCGTTGTTCTGAAGGAAAGTTCAGCAATGAAACAG ATTCTTTGGAGTGCACCAGTTGTCCCGAAGACTTCTGGTCAAGCCCTCAACGTGATCGCTGTGTTCCTAAGAAAACAGAGTTCCTCTCCTACCATGAACCTCTGGGTATCTGCTTGACAACTGCTTCATTGCTGGGTACATTTATCTGTGCTGTGGTCTTGGGGATCTTCACTCATTATCGCAGCACACCTATCGTCCGTGCCAACAATTCAGAATTGAGCTTCCTGCTTTTAGTGTCACTGAAACTATGCTTCCTGTGTTCACTGCTATTCATCGGACGACCAAGGCTATGGACATGTCAACTGAGACATGCAGCATTTGGGATcagctttgtgctttgtgtctcATGCATTCTGGTGAAAACAATGGTTGTTGTGGCTGTGTTCAAAGCCTCAAAGCCAGGGGGGGGAGCCAATATTAAGTGGTTTGGTGCTGTTCAGCAGAGAGGGACAGTATTGGTTCTTACTTCAATCCAAGCAGCTATATGTGCTGCTTGGCTGATATCCTCCTCACCAGTTCCTTATAAAAACACTCAGTACTACAATGACAAAATAGTTTTTGAGTGTGTAGTTGGGTCTACAATTGGCTTTGCAGTGTTACTGGGTTATATTGGTGTACTGGCTATCCTTAGCTTTCTGCTAGCATTTCTAGCCAGGAATCTTCCAGACAACTTCAATGAGGCCAAACTAATCACTTTCAGCATGCTGATCTTCTGTGCCGTGTGGGTGGCTTTTGTTCCTGCTTATATCAACTCTCCAGGTAAATATGCAGATGCAGTAGAGGTATTTGCCATCTTGGCCTCAAGTTTTGGCCTATTGGTGGCCCTGTTTGGACCCAAATGTTACATAATCCTGCTGAAAccagagagaaacacaaaaaaggaaataatgGGTCGTGGCTTGGCAAAGTCACAAG CTGTCAGCTGGCTGTTCGGTCCCTCCGTTTGTGTTCAGTGCTCGGCCCTGATTAAGATGTGGATCCACAGGGTGTTGGTGTGGCTCGTGCTCACCTGGGTTTTTTTATCCATCATTCATCACCCGACGACAGCTCTTCTCCAGTACTCTGCTACGGATCTTTTGCGGCTCCGTTTTTGCCTGGCTGTCTCTCCACCTGTGGCTCTATACTTCTATCCGGACATCACCTTCAAGCCCCGCCGCAGGTATATCCACTGA
- the LOC116333200 gene encoding extracellular calcium-sensing receptor-like: MDGDFIIGGAFSLHSYTQTVSHDYTIMPEPLRCKGSINADELQLLHAMVFAIEEINNSTELLPGIRLGYQIYDSCASVSMTVHLAFQFLNSLDLVFHTGKTCSQSGMVMALVGESGSTPSISMSRIISPFNIPQVSPSATCTCLSDKQQYPGFLRTIPSDQFQAAALAKLIKQFGWTWIGAVRSDSDYGNNGIASFLEAAKKEGICVEYSLSFYRTNPHSRIQKVADVIRRSKAVVVVAFASSGDMKILFEELSREPFPPRQWIGSESWVTNPGLRKYSFLAGAIGFGIQKSVIPGFRNFLLNLSFAQVAVSPLLTEFWEDSFNCTIKESDSAGKKVCNGTEDIKTLQTPYTDTSQLRISNMVYKAVYAIAHAFHNALCQGRNVTAQCDKLTKLQSEQILTELKKVNFSRNGYDVSFDTNGDPVAIYELVNWQKTKAGITDIVTVGLYDASLPDGQEFQINKNIIWMEGSTKVPVSVCSGSCPPGTRKVLQKGKPICCYDCTACPEGEISNTTDSADCLPCHMEFQPNAKRDTCIPKPIEFLSFQDILGIILATFSVLGACLTIITTAIFLRHRTSPIVRANNSELSFLLLISLTLCFLCSITFIGAPSEWSCMLRHTAFGITFVLCISCVLGKTIVVLMAFKATLPGSNVMKWFGPPQQRMTVVSFTFIQVLICTIWLVMSPPFPIKNLTAYKEKIILECALGSAVGFWAVLGYIGLLASFCFVLAVLARKLPDNFNEAKLITFSMLIFCAVWITFIPAYVSSPGKFTVVVEIFAILASSFGLVFCIFAPKCFIMLFKPEKNTKKHVLSKN; encoded by the exons ATGGATGGGGACTTCATTATTGGGGGTGCTTTCTCTCTTCACTCCTACACGCAAACAGTGAGCCATGATTATACCATCATGCCTGAGCCATTAAGATGCAAAGGGAG CATAAATGCCGATGAGCTGCAGTTGTTACATGCAATGGTCTTTGCCATAGAAGAGATTAACAACAGTACAGAGCTGCTGCCCGGAATCAGGCTTGGGTATCAGATCTATGACTCATGTGCATCAGTTTCCATGACAGTGCATTTGGCATTTCAGTTTTTGAATAGCTTGGACCTTGTGTTTCACACTGGCAAAACCTGCTCCCAGTCAGGTATGGTGATGGCTCTTGTTGGTGAGTCTGGGTCTACGCCATCCATCAGCATGTCACGAATCATCAGTCCCTTTAACATTCCTCAA GTAAGCCCCTCTGCCACATGTACATGCTTGTCTGACAAGCAGCAGTACCCAGGTTTTTTGAGAACAATTCCTAGTGACCAGTTTCAAGCTGCTGCTCTAGCCAAGTTGATAAAACAGTTTGGCTGGACTTGGATAGGTGCTGTACGATCAGATTCGGATTATGGAAATAACGGCATCGCATCTTTTCTAGAAGCAGCAAAGAAAGAGGGGATCTGTGTGGAATACTCTTTATCTTTCTATCGGACAAACCCACATAGCAGGATACAGAAAGTGGCAGATGTTATCCGCAG GTCAAAGGCTGTAGTTGTTGTGGCATTTGCATCTTCTGGAGACATGAAGATCCTGTTTGAGGAGTTATCACGTGAGCCTTTCCCACCTCGACAGTGGATAGGCAGTGAATCATGGGTGACCAACCCAGGATTAAGGAAGTACAGTTTTCTCGCTGGGGCCATTGGATTTGGAATTCAGAAATCTGTAATCCCAGGTTTCAGAAACTTCCTGTTGAATCTCTCTTTTGCTCAAGTGGCTGTATCACCATTGCTTACTGAGTTCTGGGAGGATTCCTTCAACTGCACAATAAAAGAAa gtgaTTCTGCAGGAAAGAAAGTATGTAATGGAACTGAAGATATAAAGACTCTCCAAACCCCGTACACTGATACATCTCAGCTTAGAATTAGTAACATGGTGTACAAGGCTGTGTATGCAATTGCACATGCCTTTCATAATGCATTATGTCAGGGAAGAAATGTCACAGCTCAGTGTGACAAACTAACCAAATTACAGTCCGAGCAG ATTCTAACTGAGCTGAAGAAAGTAAATTTTTCCCGAAATGGATATGATGTGTCATTCGATACTAATGGGGATCCTGTTGCTATTTATGAGCTGGTTAACTGGCAGAAAACTAAGGCTGGCATAACTGACATAGTGACTGTAGGGCTGTATGATGCATCACTGCCAGACGGCCAGGAGTTCCAgattaacaaaaacataatctGGATGGAGGGCAGCACGAAA GTGCCAGTGTCAGTGTGCAGTGGGAGTTGTCCTCCAGGAACTCGTAAAGTGCTGCAAAAAGGAAAACCCATTTGCTGCTATGACTGTACTGCATGTCCTGAGGGAGAGATTAGTAATACTACAG ATTCTGCTGATTGTTTACCCTGCCACATGGAATTCCAGCCTAATGCAAAGAGAGACACTTGTATCCCTAAACCTATAGAGTTTCTTTCATTTCAAGACATCCTAGGAATCATCCTGGCTACATTCTCAGTTCTTGGTGCTTGTCTGACTATTATCACGACTGCAATATTCTTACGTCACAGGACATCTCCAATTGTCCGAGCCAACAACTCTGAGCTGAGCTtcctgctgctcatctcactgactcTGTGTTTCTTATGTTCAATAACTTTCATTGGAGCACCATCTGAGTGGTCCTGCATGCTGCGTCACACTGCATTTGGGATCACCTTTGTGCTCTGTATCTCCTGTGTACTTGGGAAAACTATAGTGGTTCTAATGGCTTTTAAAGCGACACTTCCAGGTAGTAATGTGATGAAATGGTTTGGTCCTCCACAACAAAGAATGACTGTTGTGTCTTTCACCTTTATTCAAGTTTTAATATGTACTATTTGGTTGGTAATGAGCCCTCCATTCCCAATAAAAAATCTAACCGCATATAAGGAGAAAATCATCCTGGAATGTGCATTAGGCTCTGCTGTTGGCTTCTGGGCTGTGCTTGGTTATATAGGCCTGCTTGCttccttttgctttgttttagctgttttagcCCGCAAATTACCTGATAATTTCAATGAAGCCAAACTTATCACCTTCAGCATGCTGATATTTTGTGCAGTGTGGATCACTTTTATCCCAGCATATGTCAGCTCTCCTGGGAAATTTACTGTGGTTGTGGAAATTTTTGCCATTCTGGCCTCCAGCTTTGGGCtagttttttgtatatttgctCCAAAATGTTTTATCATgttatttaaacctgagaagaACACCAAGAAACATGTGCTGAGCAAAAATTAA